One genomic segment of Pseudomonadota bacterium includes these proteins:
- a CDS encoding class I SAM-dependent DNA methyltransferase, with translation MNVHTHEELKSHIWDIANRLRGPYRPPQYRLVMLPLVVLRRLDCVLEPTKDAVLKAHEKNKKLAPAALEKILSKAADRKRKNTVLYNTSSYTFQKLLGDAENIASNLVSYIDGFSPTARNIFEKFKFSEQIEKLDTSNRLFTIVKLMAEIDLHPSRIDNLQMGYLFEHLVMRFNEQANEEAGDHFTPREVIRLMANLVYTGEKDVYTPGIYRTIYDPTCGTGGMLSESEKFILDQNAQANLALFGQEYNDESWAICCSDMLIKDEDTKNIVLGDTLGDGKTRDGFQGKHFHYLLANPPFGVEWKDQKVTVEREHNDLGFDGRFGAGLPAINDGSLLFLQHMISKMYPYKHGDVDAVGSKIAIVFNGSPLFSGDAGSGPSNIRRWIIEKDWLDAIVALPDQLFYNTGIYTYVWLVSNRKPKERRGKVQLIDGTRFFQKMKKSLNNKRNEITEEQIRQLTHLYGNHRDGETARVKIDDEIETRVVSRIFQNHEFGYLKVTVERSLRMNFEASAERIARLNDQTAFVNLAVSKKRKDTKASQREVAEGEAQQDLIRKLLASMAGKGRYRDRAQFEIDLTDSAKRTDIKLAAPVKNAVLAALGERDPKAEICRDAKGNPEPDSELRDTENIPLPADTKLPLPMAFGPDKDNADLVKKFRKDIDGFIAREVLPHIPDAWVDYSKTKVGYEIPINRHFYVYKPPRPLAEIEADIAGLEAEIARLLKGLVS, from the coding sequence ATGAATGTCCACACCCACGAAGAACTCAAGAGCCACATCTGGGATATCGCCAACCGCCTGCGTGGCCCATACCGCCCGCCGCAGTACCGCTTGGTCATGTTGCCGCTTGTGGTGCTGCGGCGCCTGGATTGCGTGCTCGAACCGACCAAGGATGCGGTTCTAAAGGCACACGAGAAAAACAAGAAGCTGGCTCCGGCCGCGCTCGAGAAAATCCTCAGCAAGGCCGCGGACCGGAAGCGCAAGAACACTGTCCTCTACAACACCAGTTCGTACACCTTCCAGAAACTCCTGGGCGACGCCGAGAACATCGCGTCCAATCTCGTGTCGTACATCGATGGCTTCTCGCCCACCGCACGCAACATTTTCGAGAAGTTCAAGTTCAGCGAGCAGATCGAGAAGCTGGATACCAGCAACCGGCTGTTCACCATCGTTAAGTTGATGGCCGAGATCGATCTGCACCCATCGCGCATCGACAACCTGCAGATGGGTTACCTGTTCGAGCATCTAGTGATGCGCTTCAACGAACAGGCAAACGAAGAGGCCGGAGATCACTTTACACCGCGCGAAGTTATCCGACTGATGGCCAACCTGGTCTACACCGGGGAGAAGGATGTCTACACGCCCGGCATCTACCGCACCATCTATGACCCGACCTGCGGCACCGGCGGCATGCTGTCTGAATCCGAGAAGTTCATCCTCGATCAGAACGCACAAGCCAACCTCGCGCTTTTCGGGCAGGAATACAACGACGAGTCCTGGGCGATCTGCTGCTCAGACATGCTCATCAAGGACGAAGACACTAAGAACATTGTCCTCGGCGACACTCTGGGCGACGGCAAGACCCGTGACGGGTTCCAAGGCAAACACTTCCACTACCTGTTGGCTAACCCGCCGTTCGGCGTGGAGTGGAAGGACCAGAAGGTCACCGTCGAGAGAGAGCACAACGATCTCGGCTTCGACGGCCGCTTCGGCGCAGGCTTGCCTGCCATCAACGACGGCTCGCTGCTGTTCCTGCAGCACATGATTTCCAAGATGTACCCGTACAAACACGGTGACGTGGATGCGGTGGGATCGAAGATCGCCATCGTCTTCAATGGTTCCCCGCTGTTCTCAGGCGACGCGGGCTCGGGCCCTTCCAACATCCGCCGCTGGATCATCGAAAAGGACTGGCTGGATGCCATCGTCGCATTGCCGGACCAGCTCTTCTACAACACGGGCATCTACACTTACGTCTGGCTGGTGAGCAACCGCAAGCCGAAGGAGCGGCGAGGCAAGGTGCAGCTCATCGACGGTACGCGCTTCTTCCAGAAGATGAAGAAGAGCCTGAACAACAAGCGTAACGAGATCACCGAAGAGCAGATCCGGCAGCTGACGCACCTATACGGTAACCACCGGGACGGCGAGACCGCGCGGGTGAAGATCGACGACGAGATTGAGACCCGAGTGGTTTCCCGCATCTTTCAAAATCACGAATTCGGGTATCTCAAAGTAACCGTCGAGCGTTCGCTAAGAATGAATTTCGAGGCCAGCGCCGAGCGCATCGCGCGGTTGAACGATCAGACGGCATTCGTCAACCTGGCCGTCTCAAAGAAGCGCAAGGACACCAAGGCGAGCCAGCGTGAAGTCGCCGAAGGCGAAGCCCAGCAAGATTTGATCCGGAAGTTGCTGGCTTCGATGGCTGGCAAGGGACGCTACCGGGATCGCGCGCAGTTCGAAATTGACCTGACGGATTCGGCAAAGCGCACCGACATCAAGCTGGCAGCGCCGGTAAAGAACGCCGTGCTCGCGGCGCTGGGCGAACGAGATCCGAAAGCGGAAATCTGCCGGGATGCCAAAGGCAATCCGGAGCCGGACAGCGAACTGCGCGATACCGAAAACATTCCTCTGCCAGCGGACACCAAACTACCGCTGCCGATGGCGTTCGGCCCGGACAAAGACAACGCGGACCTGGTAAAGAAGTTCCGCAAGGACATTGACGGTTTCATTGCGCGCGAAGTGCTGCCCCATATACCCGATGCGTGGGTGGACTACTCCAAGACCAAGGTCGGGTATGAAATCCCGATCAACCGGCATTTCTACGTATACAAGCCGCCGCGTCCGCTGGCCGAGATCGAGGCGGACATTGCGGGGCTGGAAGCCGAAATCGCGCGGTTGCTGAAAGGCTTGGTCTCGTGA
- a CDS encoding DUF1835 domain-containing protein: MIKLLPPGLHLILGDSAGGIFTRVFFARDRLLIDQDVLSCGPTPYVTDLAAWTKLRFDYWSSFVPGGASEHVHSRFNLVDNAQRLADAERVNIWAATGVSEQLFIAFAVYLVKLVGGDLARISLVECEMMNGRRIIGLGELNEGQMRAAPEPRPMPEEMTQHYLRAWEALTFPDPSLLAGFVREHPRANRWLKLAMQLMTRRYPDKRNGLSYWDHALLSRVEARGPEVSRIIGYTMADTFEQGDLVGDWYLFGRLLRLGGERNPQPLLALSGDQSSIRSTEAKLTPFGAEVVKGAASNYPANPVDDWAAGVRLSSVEGALWFNDGGKLIQQ, from the coding sequence GTGATCAAGCTGTTGCCGCCCGGTTTGCACTTGATCCTCGGCGACTCCGCGGGCGGCATCTTCACGCGCGTGTTCTTCGCGCGCGACCGGCTGCTGATCGACCAGGACGTATTGTCCTGCGGACCCACGCCGTACGTCACCGATCTCGCCGCGTGGACGAAGCTGCGCTTCGACTACTGGAGCAGCTTCGTGCCCGGCGGCGCGAGCGAACACGTCCATTCGCGTTTCAATCTCGTCGACAACGCGCAGCGCCTCGCGGATGCCGAGCGCGTGAACATCTGGGCGGCCACGGGGGTCAGCGAGCAGCTGTTCATCGCGTTTGCCGTCTATCTAGTGAAGCTGGTCGGCGGGGACCTCGCGCGTATCTCGCTGGTGGAGTGCGAGATGATGAATGGCCGCCGCATCATCGGGCTCGGCGAGCTGAACGAAGGCCAGATGCGTGCTGCTCCCGAACCGAGGCCGATGCCGGAGGAGATGACACAGCATTACCTGCGCGCGTGGGAAGCGTTGACGTTCCCCGATCCGTCGCTGCTCGCGGGTTTTGTGCGCGAGCATCCGCGGGCAAACCGCTGGCTCAAGCTTGCGATGCAATTGATGACGCGCCGGTATCCGGACAAACGTAACGGGTTGAGTTATTGGGATCACGCGTTGCTGTCGCGCGTCGAGGCGCGTGGGCCGGAAGTGTCGCGCATCATCGGTTACACCATGGCCGATACCTTCGAGCAAGGCGATCTCGTCGGCGACTGGTACCTTTTCGGCCGGCTGCTGCGGCTCGGCGGCGAGCGGAATCCGCAACCGTTGCTTGCGCTGAGCGGCGATCAGTCGAGCATCCGCAGTACCGAAGCCAAGCTCACCCCGTTCGGCGCCGAGGTCGTGAAAGGTGCCGCGTCAAACTACCCGGCGAATCCGGTCGACGATTGGGCGGCTGGTGTGCGGCTGTCTTCCGTGGAAGGTGCGTTGTGGTTCAACGATGGCGGCAAGCTGATCCAGCAGTGA
- a CDS encoding NERD domain-containing protein — MATLIRSLGSARFDSRGELRLAERLKDFLEENAYIWHNLPMGPRGRHPDFVIVHPAKGALVLEVKDWRMDTIASANKSDVELVTTGGTVRTLSLFEQARGYMFDVMKLIQSDGVLLHPPGHPYQGKSIVPFGYGVVFTNIIRKQFAQTDLHEAFPEDRCVFKDEMSESVDPEAFCARLWKMVPPRVGSTLTLPEFDRLRGLLFPEIRIRQIALPLEAKASGQRDQILAVMDLHQEQVARSLGEGHRIIRGVAGSGKTLILAFRAEHLARAASKPVLILCYANGIAGRHRRCDERAWGRSSRSLSAAMPVRLAVTHILPTANYHAGAIKWTGRTSGRTTAEIGPKY, encoded by the coding sequence ATGGCGACACTGATCCGCTCCCTCGGCTCCGCCCGCTTCGACAGCCGCGGCGAGCTGCGTCTGGCCGAACGCCTCAAAGACTTCCTCGAAGAGAACGCCTACATCTGGCACAACCTGCCGATGGGCCCGCGCGGCCGGCATCCCGACTTTGTCATCGTCCACCCTGCTAAGGGCGCGTTGGTGCTCGAGGTGAAAGACTGGCGGATGGACACGATTGCGTCCGCGAACAAGTCGGATGTGGAGCTCGTGACAACCGGTGGAACGGTTCGAACGCTCAGCCTCTTCGAACAAGCCCGCGGCTACATGTTCGATGTGATGAAGCTGATCCAGAGCGATGGGGTGCTTCTCCATCCGCCGGGTCACCCGTATCAGGGCAAGTCGATCGTGCCGTTTGGGTATGGCGTCGTGTTCACGAACATCATTCGCAAACAGTTCGCGCAGACTGACCTGCATGAAGCTTTTCCTGAAGACCGCTGTGTGTTCAAAGACGAGATGAGTGAGAGTGTCGATCCAGAAGCCTTTTGCGCTCGGCTCTGGAAGATGGTGCCGCCGCGGGTGGGTTCGACATTGACTCTCCCCGAGTTCGATCGCTTGCGCGGCCTACTCTTTCCCGAGATTCGGATTCGTCAGATCGCGCTTCCGCTGGAAGCGAAGGCGTCAGGGCAAAGAGATCAAATCCTCGCGGTGATGGACTTGCATCAGGAGCAGGTGGCGCGGTCATTAGGCGAAGGCCACCGAATCATTCGTGGCGTCGCCGGATCGGGAAAGACGCTCATCCTGGCCTTTCGCGCCGAACATCTGGCGCGGGCGGCCAGCAAACCCGTGCTGATTCTTTGCTACGCCAACGGCATCGCGGGGAGGCATCGAAGATGCGATGAAAGAGCGTGGGGTAGAAGTTCGCGTTCACTATCCGCGGCTATGCCTGTCAGGCTCGCAGTTACACACATCCTACCCACGGCTAACTACCACGCCGGGGCCATCAAGTGGACGGGCCGGACAAGTGGCCGCACAACCGCCGAGATCGGTCCGAAATATTGA
- a CDS encoding Fic family protein, giving the protein MPRTTGSYISNSAAGEKVRAFVPAPLPVTHPPISLDGILAQRLVAAEQALRHLDLASQMVPSVEWFLYGFVRKEAVLSSQIEGTQATLTDLLQFEASEDTQPTPDVEEVCNYVEALKYARAQLASRKGLPLSMRLLNETHKRLMRGARGAHKAPGQIRRTQNWIGGSRPGNAAFVPPPPEAVPQLLAALEKYVHGDDALPPIARAALVHVQFETIHPYLDGNGRIGRLLISLLLEHWKLLPYPLLYLSLFFRRHQSEYYRRLGRVRTDGDWEGWLDYFLDGVATVGEEAVTLARELFNLVAVDRAKVLEESSTSVAAARLFEMLPAHPVLSVTSSMRMLGTTKPTAAKAIDTLVAASVLVETTGRKRDRSFSYKAYLDKLGSGT; this is encoded by the coding sequence GTGCCCCGAACCACCGGCTCTTATATATCCAACTCGGCAGCAGGCGAAAAAGTGCGGGCTTTCGTGCCCGCGCCCTTGCCCGTTACCCATCCGCCCATCTCCCTGGATGGAATCCTCGCGCAGAGGCTAGTCGCTGCGGAACAGGCACTGCGCCACCTCGATCTCGCATCGCAGATGGTGCCGTCGGTCGAGTGGTTTCTATATGGCTTCGTGCGCAAGGAAGCCGTCCTGTCGTCGCAGATCGAAGGCACGCAGGCGACGCTCACCGATCTTCTGCAATTCGAAGCCAGTGAAGACACGCAGCCCACGCCTGACGTCGAAGAAGTCTGCAACTATGTCGAGGCGCTGAAATACGCGCGTGCGCAGCTGGCATCACGCAAGGGTTTGCCGCTCTCCATGCGCCTGCTCAACGAGACGCACAAACGACTCATGCGCGGCGCGCGTGGGGCGCACAAAGCACCCGGGCAGATCCGTCGCACGCAGAACTGGATCGGCGGCTCGCGTCCGGGCAACGCCGCGTTCGTACCGCCGCCGCCGGAGGCGGTTCCCCAACTACTCGCGGCGCTCGAAAAGTATGTGCACGGCGACGATGCGCTGCCGCCGATTGCGCGTGCGGCGCTCGTCCATGTTCAGTTCGAGACCATTCATCCATATCTCGATGGCAACGGCCGCATCGGGCGCTTGCTCATCTCGCTGCTGCTCGAACATTGGAAGCTGCTGCCGTATCCGTTGCTCTATCTCAGCTTGTTCTTTCGGCGGCACCAGTCCGAGTACTACCGCCGTCTGGGTCGGGTGCGCACGGATGGCGATTGGGAAGGGTGGCTCGACTATTTCCTCGATGGAGTGGCCACCGTGGGCGAAGAAGCGGTCACGCTTGCGCGGGAGTTGTTCAACCTGGTCGCCGTGGATCGCGCGAAGGTGTTGGAGGAAAGCTCGACATCGGTCGCCGCCGCGCGGCTGTTCGAGATGTTGCCCGCCCACCCGGTGCTGAGCGTTACTAGTTCGATGCGGATGCTTGGCACCACCAAACCGACTGCTGCGAAGGCGATCGATACCCTCGTCGCGGCCAGCGTGCTCGTGGAAACCACGGGCAGAAAGCGCGATCGTTCGTTCTCCTATAAGGCCTACCTGGACAAACTCGGATCCGGGACGTGA
- a CDS encoding restriction endonuclease subunit S, with translation MSHPAGWSQRRLKFVATYNDEVLPENTEDLTEIHYVEISGVSLIGGLEEVNRLAFYKAPSRARRRVKSGDILISTVRTYLRAIAAIKLAPDNLIASTGFCVVRPGDAVDSEFLGWVAKSEPFVSEVVSRSVGVSYPAINSSELVTINVPLPPLISQRHIAAFLNEKTARIDALIARKRALLERLAEKRQALIARVVTRGLNTQVPTKPSGVNWLGDVPAHWEIGNLRRFAQMRTGHTPSRLVAEYWDDCKIPWFSLTDVWQLRDGTRWYLGETEEKISELGLANSAAELLPAGTVIFSRTASVGYSGIMPVAMATTQDFWNWICGPRLHPEYLLLLFRAMIQKFEESTSGSTHKTIYQGVAAGLEICVAPLHEQKAIVDFVFQRATAIDQVAMRVRKSVEKLTEYRAALITSAVTGQISELR, from the coding sequence ATGAGCCATCCCGCAGGTTGGTCGCAAAGGCGGCTAAAGTTCGTCGCCACCTATAACGATGAAGTATTGCCTGAAAATACGGAAGATCTGACAGAGATCCACTACGTCGAGATTTCCGGCGTGTCGCTCATTGGTGGACTCGAAGAGGTCAACAGACTCGCGTTCTATAAAGCGCCTTCGCGTGCACGGAGAAGGGTTAAGAGTGGCGACATCCTGATTTCAACAGTGCGCACTTATTTGAGGGCAATTGCGGCAATCAAGCTCGCACCAGATAACTTGATTGCGTCGACGGGTTTCTGCGTAGTTCGACCGGGGGATGCTGTTGATTCGGAATTTCTAGGTTGGGTTGCGAAGTCTGAACCCTTTGTTTCTGAAGTCGTCTCACGCTCGGTTGGTGTCAGCTATCCGGCGATCAATTCAAGCGAGTTAGTCACGATCAATGTGCCTTTGCCGCCGCTCATATCTCAACGTCATATTGCTGCGTTCCTGAATGAAAAGACCGCGCGAATCGACGCGCTGATCGCCAGGAAGCGTGCGCTGCTGGAGCGGCTGGCCGAGAAGCGTCAGGCGCTCATCGCGCGGGTCGTGACTAGGGGCTTGAATACTCAAGTACCAACGAAGCCGTCAGGTGTTAACTGGTTAGGAGATGTTCCGGCGCATTGGGAGATAGGAAACCTCCGTAGATTCGCGCAGATGAGAACCGGACACACGCCGTCTCGATTAGTTGCTGAGTACTGGGATGACTGCAAAATTCCATGGTTCTCTCTGACCGATGTCTGGCAACTACGTGATGGCACGCGTTGGTATCTGGGGGAAACGGAGGAAAAAATCAGTGAACTCGGGCTAGCAAACTCCGCGGCGGAGCTACTTCCGGCCGGTACAGTCATTTTCTCCAGAACTGCATCAGTTGGATACTCGGGCATCATGCCTGTCGCAATGGCGACAACTCAGGACTTTTGGAACTGGATTTGCGGACCAAGATTGCACCCGGAGTATTTATTGTTGCTCTTCCGCGCGATGATACAAAAATTCGAAGAAAGCACAAGCGGTTCGACACACAAGACTATCTATCAGGGGGTTGCCGCTGGTCTGGAGATTTGCGTCGCGCCCCTCCATGAACAGAAAGCAATCGTCGACTTCGTCTTCCAGAGAGCGACCGCAATTGATCAGGTTGCAATGCGCGTTCGGAAGTCAGTTGAGAAACTGACGGAATACCGCGCGGCGCTAATAACCTCCGCTGTCACAGGTCAGATTTCAGAACTGCGCTGA
- a CDS encoding fructose bisphosphate aldolase, whose translation MINEQQAAKIRNQPGFIAALDQSGGSTPKALKLYGVEENTYSGEAQMMDLVHQMRTRIVTSPVFTGQRIAGAILFEATMDREFGGKPAADYLWGKQVVPFLKIDKGLADEVNGVQLMKPMPTLDDLLKKAKSKGIFGTKERSVIKQNNAEGIKAVVKQQFEIARQVLSHDLVPIVEPEVDIKNPDKKGSEEILKKEILAELDKLPANQQVMLKLTIPDVDNLYADLVKHPRVLKVVALSGGYSRDEANKRLARQNGMIASFSRALSEGLTAQQSDAEFNKSLDTAIESIYQASKT comes from the coding sequence ATGATCAATGAGCAGCAGGCAGCCAAGATCCGCAACCAGCCGGGATTCATCGCGGCGTTGGACCAGAGCGGCGGCAGCACGCCGAAGGCGCTGAAGCTTTACGGCGTTGAAGAGAACACCTACTCGGGCGAGGCGCAGATGATGGATCTCGTCCACCAGATGCGCACGCGCATCGTGACCAGCCCCGTGTTCACCGGCCAGCGCATCGCGGGCGCCATCCTGTTCGAGGCGACCATGGATCGCGAGTTCGGTGGCAAGCCGGCGGCTGACTATCTGTGGGGCAAGCAGGTAGTGCCGTTCCTCAAGATCGACAAGGGTCTCGCGGATGAGGTGAATGGCGTGCAGCTCATGAAGCCCATGCCGACGCTCGATGATCTGCTCAAGAAGGCGAAGAGCAAGGGCATCTTCGGCACGAAGGAGCGGTCGGTCATCAAGCAGAACAATGCGGAAGGCATCAAGGCTGTGGTGAAGCAGCAGTTCGAGATCGCAAGGCAGGTGCTGTCGCACGATCTCGTGCCGATCGTCGAGCCGGAAGTGGACATCAAGAATCCGGACAAGAAGGGTTCGGAAGAGATCCTCAAGAAGGAAATCCTCGCGGAGCTGGACAAACTACCGGCGAATCAGCAGGTGATGCTGAAGCTCACGATTCCGGATGTGGACAATTTGTATGCGGATCTCGTGAAGCATCCGCGCGTGCTGAAGGTGGTGGCGTTGTCGGGCGGTTACTCGCGCGACGAGGCCAACAAGCGGCTGGCGCGGCAGAACGGGATGATTGCGAGCTTCTCGCGGGCGCTCTCTGAAGGGCTCACGGCGCAGCAGAGCGATGCGGAGTTCAACAAGTCGCTGGATACGGCGATTGAATCCATCTACCAGGCTTCCAAGACCTGA